One segment of Mycolicibacterium baixiangningiae DNA contains the following:
- a CDS encoding cation:dicarboxylate symporter family transporter — translation MVIDGSTAASTRPQPAGRWRIITKLWFWIIVAIAAGIVLGLTAPTVAVQMKWLADTFIQLIRVVAPPIIFCSIVVGIASLGDLRKVGKLGSIALGYFFAMTTLCLALGMVVANLVKPGAGFEGDPGATALEKAQEDLAQASDSEGIVGFIRHDILPSSFVQPFVENAILQVVVLAIVVACAVSVLTPTLRESVVRTFETVNKVVFGIIRIVMFTAPLGAFGGIAYTTGQFGSQSLGSLGLLMLAFWLTCIMFVFVILGAIAAWSGFNIFKFVRMIKDELLIVLGTSSSETVLPRFLAKLEAAGASRRVVSLTVPTGYSFNLDGTAIYMAMAALFIAQAGGTDLSLGAQLALLGLMLITSKGAAGVSGASVVTLAATLQAFGTEFFPPSTLAVGIALVIGIDRVMSEGKALTSVVGVAAGTMIIAKLAGERDDDAFQRALDNPATVRDAITQEMLPTPQPSPLPRSVALERT, via the coding sequence ATGGTCATCGATGGATCAACCGCCGCATCGACGCGGCCTCAGCCGGCCGGCCGATGGAGAATCATCACCAAGTTGTGGTTCTGGATCATCGTTGCGATCGCCGCAGGTATCGTTCTCGGCCTGACTGCGCCCACTGTGGCAGTTCAGATGAAATGGCTGGCCGACACCTTCATTCAGTTGATACGCGTGGTCGCACCACCGATTATCTTCTGTTCCATCGTCGTCGGTATCGCCTCTCTCGGCGATCTGCGCAAAGTGGGCAAGCTCGGCAGCATCGCGTTGGGCTACTTCTTCGCGATGACCACACTGTGCCTGGCACTGGGAATGGTGGTCGCCAACCTCGTCAAACCCGGAGCCGGCTTCGAAGGCGACCCTGGGGCCACTGCACTCGAAAAAGCACAAGAAGACCTCGCTCAAGCTAGCGACAGCGAGGGGATCGTCGGCTTCATTCGACACGACATCCTGCCCAGCAGCTTCGTACAACCCTTCGTCGAGAACGCGATACTCCAAGTGGTGGTGCTGGCCATCGTCGTCGCCTGCGCGGTCTCGGTGCTTACGCCCACTCTGCGCGAGAGCGTCGTCCGCACATTCGAGACAGTCAACAAGGTCGTCTTCGGTATCATCCGCATCGTCATGTTCACCGCGCCACTGGGCGCGTTCGGTGGCATCGCTTACACCACAGGACAATTCGGAAGTCAGAGCCTGGGCTCTCTAGGTCTCTTGATGCTGGCGTTCTGGCTGACATGCATCATGTTCGTGTTTGTCATCCTCGGCGCGATCGCAGCTTGGAGCGGGTTCAACATCTTCAAGTTCGTGCGCATGATCAAAGACGAGTTGCTGATCGTCCTCGGCACCTCCTCCTCGGAAACCGTACTACCCCGCTTCCTTGCCAAACTCGAGGCAGCCGGAGCCTCACGCCGCGTGGTGTCGTTGACCGTCCCTACTGGATACTCGTTCAATCTCGACGGAACAGCCATCTACATGGCCATGGCTGCCCTGTTCATCGCGCAGGCAGGCGGAACCGACCTTTCGCTAGGTGCGCAGTTGGCCCTACTCGGCCTGATGCTGATCACCAGTAAAGGCGCGGCAGGAGTCAGTGGCGCGAGCGTCGTGACACTCGCCGCAACGCTGCAAGCATTCGGAACCGAATTCTTCCCGCCGTCCACTCTCGCTGTCGGAATCGCCCTTGTCATCGGCATCGACCGCGTCATGAGCGAAGGCAAAGCACTCACCAGCGTTGTCGGCGTCGCCGCCGGAACCATGATCATCGCCAAGCTCGCAGGGGAACGTGACGACGACGCCTTCCAGCGAGCCCTCGACAACCCCGCAACCGTGCGAGATGCCATCACCCAGGAAATGCTCCCGACGCCACAACCTTCACCCCTGCCACGATCTGTTGCGCTGGAACGGACATAG
- a CDS encoding HAD-IA family hydrolase — MDTPPCEASARQYDAVLFDLLTALLDSWTVWADVAGDPAVGRRWRDEYLKITYGEGAYRPYETLVAEAAEAQGLDRSYADRLSARWNTIQPWDEAPGVLRELSSNGLKIGVVTNCSEKLGKIAADQLRVPLDVMVTAEVAGAYKPRPEPYALAIERLALPADRILFVAGSRYDIPGAGGLGMPVWWHNRINMDRGDLPAPLAEHDSLAPLLRDTVGPISCGP, encoded by the coding sequence ATGGATACCCCCCCTTGCGAAGCATCGGCCCGACAGTATGACGCCGTTCTATTCGACCTGCTCACAGCACTTCTGGACTCGTGGACAGTGTGGGCCGACGTTGCGGGCGATCCTGCCGTCGGCCGACGCTGGCGCGATGAGTACTTGAAGATTACCTATGGCGAAGGCGCGTACCGCCCTTACGAAACCCTCGTAGCAGAAGCAGCTGAGGCCCAGGGACTGGACCGCTCCTATGCCGATCGCCTGTCAGCCCGGTGGAACACGATCCAACCCTGGGACGAAGCACCGGGCGTGTTGCGTGAACTCTCATCGAACGGACTCAAGATAGGTGTCGTCACCAACTGCTCCGAAAAACTCGGTAAAATTGCCGCGGATCAACTGCGTGTTCCCCTGGACGTGATGGTCACCGCCGAGGTCGCAGGTGCATACAAGCCGCGACCGGAACCGTACGCCCTTGCCATCGAGCGACTCGCGCTTCCCGCGGATCGAATCCTTTTCGTTGCGGGATCTCGCTACGACATACCCGGCGCCGGCGGCCTCGGAATGCCCGTGTGGTGGCACAACCGCATCAACATGGACCGGGGCGACCTTCCAGCTCCGCTCGCCGAACACGACAGCCTGGCGCCGCTCCTCCGCGACACAGTCGGGCCAATCTCGTGCGGTCCGTAG
- a CDS encoding helix-turn-helix transcriptional regulator, which translates to MTPSETEHLLSELDKIATAVGRTFPGLCEVVLHDLRDSLHTIRTIENNMSGRQPGDSATELGLARIQDPSFPAVLQNYANNFPDGRASKSTSIGIKDSDGNYIAALCLNVDVSLLSTLNHQLAALTRIDEQGTRVQESLRPKSLQEIRDFIARYAAERGQTPQALDAGATRALTRQLRDEGYMDIKKSVPTVSEAIGVSRATVYNYLKESTPNESATT; encoded by the coding sequence ATGACACCGTCGGAAACCGAGCACCTCCTGTCTGAACTCGACAAGATCGCCACCGCTGTCGGACGAACATTTCCCGGCCTGTGTGAGGTCGTCCTCCATGACTTGAGAGACTCCCTGCACACGATTCGCACCATCGAAAACAACATGTCGGGGCGCCAGCCAGGAGACTCGGCAACAGAACTCGGACTCGCCCGCATCCAGGACCCGAGCTTCCCTGCCGTGCTTCAGAACTACGCGAACAACTTCCCCGACGGCCGGGCATCGAAAAGCACCTCGATCGGCATCAAGGACAGCGACGGCAACTACATCGCCGCGCTGTGCTTGAACGTGGACGTGTCATTGCTCAGTACTCTCAACCACCAGCTCGCTGCCCTGACCCGCATCGACGAACAGGGCACGCGAGTTCAGGAAAGCCTGCGGCCGAAGAGCCTCCAGGAGATACGCGACTTCATTGCCCGATACGCAGCCGAGCGAGGTCAGACCCCCCAGGCCTTGGATGCCGGAGCAACTCGGGCGCTCACACGCCAACTACGTGATGAGGGATACATGGACATCAAGAAGTCCGTCCCGACAGTCAGCGAGGCCATCGGCGTCTCTCGGGCGACCGTCTACAACTACCTCAAAGAGTCCACGCCCAACGAAAGCGCTACGACATGA
- a CDS encoding alanine racemase, with translation MLDPQTPFLLADETKIDRNIDRLQAHLERFDVPLRPHVKTSKSTVITRKIWAGRTGPITVSTLAEGEVFAADGFTDILYAVGIAPDKLQRVVDLRRAGVDLTVLLDSIEQAQAVADASSTYGVPIPALLEVDCDGHRGGVLPGDPAAITIAEILNVGGAELRGVLTHAGESYFSYSPHERAAAAETERRTAVAVAETLRAAGHPAPIVSVGSTPTAHAVRDLTGVTEVRAGNFVFFDLVMAGIGVCALDDLALSAVVSVIGHRPDRGWILTDGGWTATSRDRGTAVQAVDQGYGLVADIYGELLPDVLMSGASQEHGVLSVRPGSGAELPALPIGTRLRILPNHACAMGIQHSKYSVVQGSSPVIVNTWERAQGW, from the coding sequence TTGCTCGACCCTCAGACCCCGTTCCTGCTGGCGGACGAGACGAAGATTGACCGCAATATAGACCGGTTGCAGGCACACCTCGAACGCTTCGATGTCCCTCTCAGGCCCCATGTGAAAACATCGAAGTCGACGGTTATCACGCGAAAGATATGGGCCGGACGAACTGGTCCGATCACGGTGTCCACCTTGGCCGAAGGTGAAGTCTTCGCCGCGGATGGTTTCACCGACATCCTGTATGCGGTGGGGATTGCGCCAGACAAGCTGCAGCGCGTAGTGGACCTGCGACGTGCGGGCGTCGACCTCACCGTGCTTCTCGACAGCATCGAACAAGCGCAAGCCGTCGCGGACGCGTCGTCGACCTACGGTGTACCTATACCAGCTCTCCTCGAAGTCGACTGCGACGGTCACCGCGGAGGCGTACTCCCCGGGGATCCCGCAGCGATCACGATCGCGGAGATTCTGAATGTCGGCGGTGCAGAGTTGAGGGGAGTGTTGACGCACGCCGGCGAGTCCTACTTCAGTTACTCACCACACGAGCGCGCCGCCGCCGCAGAAACCGAACGAAGAACAGCCGTTGCTGTTGCCGAAACCTTGCGCGCGGCGGGCCACCCCGCGCCCATCGTCAGCGTCGGGTCCACTCCTACCGCGCACGCCGTCCGCGACCTGACCGGTGTCACCGAGGTACGAGCTGGGAACTTCGTCTTCTTCGACTTGGTCATGGCGGGCATTGGCGTCTGCGCGCTCGACGATCTCGCCCTCTCAGCCGTGGTCAGTGTCATCGGACACCGACCCGACAGGGGTTGGATTCTGACTGACGGCGGGTGGACAGCAACCTCACGTGATCGAGGAACCGCAGTCCAAGCCGTCGACCAAGGGTACGGACTGGTCGCTGACATTTACGGCGAACTACTCCCCGACGTGCTGATGAGCGGCGCGAGCCAAGAGCACGGCGTCTTGTCTGTGCGGCCCGGCAGCGGCGCAGAACTGCCGGCACTCCCCATCGGAACCAGATTGCGGATTTTGCCTAACCATGCGTGCGCCATGGGAATCCAACATTCGAAGTATTCCGTCGTGCAGGGCTCGTCACCCGTCATTGTCAATACTTGGGAGCGGGCGCAGGGCTGGTAA